In Larimichthys crocea isolate SSNF chromosome VI, L_crocea_2.0, whole genome shotgun sequence, one genomic interval encodes:
- the LOC113745892 gene encoding odorant receptor 131-2-like has protein sequence MNPRFILFIHLVFNDMIQLTTSISLFVFTYTFHTIHVYLCCLFILPAIFTTQNTPLNLAFMAAECYIAVCIPLRYNNICTVKRTYIVIGIIWALSSLSVLPDVFILLATEPLEFFHSRVYCSRDRVFRSAYSVKKRDASHILFLVVVWLTLFYTYFRILFVAKAADADAKKARNTILLHGFQMLLCMMVYVQPMLIQSLAYVFPRGLSAIYFVMFIINQILPRFASPIVYGLRDKIFRKYFKKYLCTVTMNVHPKTTLKIL, from the coding sequence ATGAACCCTCGCTTCATCCTTTTCATCCACCTGGTGTTCAACGACATGATCCAGCTCACAACCAGCATTTCCCTCTTCGTCTTTACATATACCTTCCACACCATCCATGTCTACCTCTGTTGTCTTTTCATCTTGCCGGCCATCTTCACCACACAGAACACCCCTCTGAATCTGGCTTTCATGGCAGCAGAGTGTTACATTGCTGTCTGCATCCCCCTCCGCTACAACAACATATGTACAGTCAAAAGAACATATATTGTTATTGGCATAATCTGGGCATTAAGTTCACTTTCTGTACTGCCAGATGTCTTCATTCTTTTGGCCACTGAACCTCTGGAGTTCTTTCATAGCAGAGTTTATTGCTCTAGGGATAGAGTGTTTAGGAGTGCCTACAGTGTAAAGAAGAGGGATGCATCCCACATATTGTTTCTGGTCGTGGTTTGGCTCACTCTGTTCTACACTTACTTCAGAATTTTGTTTGTAGCCAAAGCTGCTGATGCAGATGCTAAAAAGGCAAGAAACACAATCCTGCTTCATGGTTTTCAGATGCTGCTGTGTATGATGGTGTACGTGCAACCTATGTTAATTCAAAGTCTTGCATACGTGTTCCCAAGAGGGTTAAGTGCCATATACtttgttatgtttattataaatCAAATCCTCCCTCGCTTTGCAAGTCCTATTGTTTACGGGCTACGAGATAAGATATTCAGGAAGTACTTCAAAAAGTATCTGTGCACAGTAACAATGAACGTCCATCCAAAGACAACACTGAAGATACTATGA